In the Alligator mississippiensis isolate rAllMis1 chromosome 7, rAllMis1, whole genome shotgun sequence genome, one interval contains:
- the ERFE gene encoding erythroferrone, with amino-acid sequence MAASLSSSCWLMLLCAGLLVAISCVGSVGSEKLGSRKSREKKSQSNEYPTGQGKNSLLLPASNDPEAVMERSRSIDPRDAWMLFVKQSNKGVNGKKKGKSKAKKFKFGVPGPPGPPGPQGPPGALVSPEELLREFRLLLKGVIREREKMSMQACEACQQGEEEEEEERKEDDMLALVAGSWTDSRLQHRVEAAFHCRIRRNISIERRSLQELQIYYIPEKESMFHRGLGLNLTSGQYTAPITGYYTFAATLHIVHGEHQRRGQQRARDRLRVLICVQSLCQRNISLETVTGLDSSSELFTISVSGILYLQAGQYASVFVDNATGSSLTVQSGSDFSAVLLGV; translated from the exons ATGGCTGCCTCCCTTTCTTCCAGCTGCTGGCTCATGCTGCTGTGTGCGGGGCTCTTGGTAGCAATCTCCTGCGTGGGCTCTGTGGGGTCAGAGAAACTCGGAAGCAGGAAAAGCCGAGAGAAGAAATCCCAGTCGAATGAGTATCCTACAGGCCAAGGGAAAAATAGCCTGCTTCTGCCAGCTTCCAACGATCCG GAAGCCGTTATGGAGAGGTCACGCAGCATCGATCCCCGTGACGCCTGGATGCTGTTTGTGAAGCAATCAAACAAAGGCGTGAATGGCAAGAAAAAGGGCAAAAGCAAAGCGAAGAAGTTCAAG TTTGGTGTTCCAGGCCCCCCAGGCCCGCCAGGTCCCCAAGGGCCCCCAGGAGCCCTGGTGAGCCCAGAAGAATTGCTGCGGGAGTTCCGGCTGCTGCTGAAGG GGGTGATAAGGGAACGGGAAAAAATGAGCATGCAGGCCTGTGAAGCTTGCCAGCAaggtgaggaagaggaagaggaggaaagaaaagaagatgaTATGTTGGCGCTGGTGGCTGGTTCATGGACAGACAGCAGGCTGCAGCACCGAGTGGAAGCAGCCTTCCACTGTCGGATACGGAGGAACATTTCCATTGAGCGCCGGTCCCTGCAAGAGCTCCAGATCTATTACATA CCTGAGAAGGAGAGTATGTTCCACCGAGGCTTGGGACTGAATCTGACCAGCGGCCAGTACACAGCACCCATCACCGGGTACTACACCTTTGCTGCCACACTGCACATCG TTCATGGTGAGCATCAGCGGAGGGGACAGCAGCGTGCGAGGGACCGCCTGCGGGTGCTGATCTGTGTCCAGTCTCTCTGCCAGCGCAACAT TTCTCTGGAGACAGTGACTGGTTTGGACAGCAGCAGCGAACTCTTTACCATCTCAGTCAGTGGCATCTTGTATCTGCAG GCTGGCCAGTATGCCTCGGTTTTTGTAGACAACGCCACAGGATCATCCCTCACTGTGCAAAGTGGCTCAGATTTCAGTGCTGTTCTGCTGGGGGTGTGA